A window of Phragmites australis chromosome 15, lpPhrAust1.1, whole genome shotgun sequence genomic DNA:
TTTTTGTTGATGTGCATTTGATAcgaattatatatatgtttatattaCCCGGGACTTTACGGTATCGATTACACAGCCCTTCAGCAAATGTTTACATACATCATCTCAGGTACAACTCAagagatcattttttttctctcgaataCTCAAAAGAGTTGTGGTATTAAGTAGAAAAAATTGCATAGTTCATACAACACGAGAGGCTCTCCATGACCTTTGAGACCATTTGACGATGTTCTCAGCATCTAATCTTTAAAAACAAACATTTGAGACCATTTGACGATGTTCTCATCATCTAATCTTTAAAAACAAACATTTGAGACCATTTGACGATATTCATGAAGCTGCCTTTGCAGGTCCTCATTTCTACGGGGGTATAACACAGAAGCAGGACACTTCACGAAGCGGAGAAGCAAATTAAGCGAACATGAAAATTTCACTAAGTCATGGATATATGGTCTATTAAGATTGCTTATTTGTATTGAAATTCGTACTGAAAAAATAAGTGAAAACAATTATAATATATAAGAGAATCAACGAGCACATGAGTATCAATTAAGAAGAATAGATAAACAAGATAGGTTGTAAGTGTGCAAGCACATAAAGCGATACACATAATAGTCTTGATTTATTAACTGCACGTGAATCAGTAGGGACATTCACAGTATGTACAGACCGTACGTATAGGCGGTCATCTCGGTAAGGTGATCGTGCTTATGCTGATATCGGACGACGGCGGAGCGTCGGCTGCGCCGCCGGGGCGGACGTTGAAGTAGGCGGACTGCTTCGGCTCGGGCAAGCTCGCGCCCCCGTTGCTCAGCAGCTTAACCACCTCGTCCATGGGCGGCCGATCTCCTGCTTCTTCCTGCACGCACAGAAGTGCCACCTGGGTGCACCGTTTCAACGTCGCATGGTGTCCGTCTCCCAAGCAAGGATCGATCAGCTCGTGCCATCTGCCATCCCTCCACAACTGCCAAGCCTACGGGAGCCGGAGAAACGACACACAAGGGCATGTTTGTAGAGTGAGAATTTAATTCATGCAGGGCTTAATTTTTTACTTCAAAAAACGATCTAGCGTTCCCAACGAgtattaaaatttattaaatatGTGTATTGGAAGTAGCAGGGAAAAAACAAGCACACATgtcttgagaaaaaaaaaaaactaggaaatGCATGCTCACATATGCAATGAGGCAGTACAATTTTCCTTTGTACTGATAGGAACCACTCGTCTTCTTCCCGCTTATGATCTCCAGAACCAGGACGCCGAAGCTGAAAACATCCGATTTGACCGAGCAAACACCGTCTAAGGTATACTCGGGGGCTATGTAGCCACTGAAAGGCAAAAGTAGAATCGATCGCGTTGGTGCATGTGTGCAAATTAACCAGCTAATAAACCGTAGGATTAATTGTTGTGAGAGAGCTTATGCGTACATGGTGCCCACAATCCTAGTGGTACTTGACTGCGTGGCGTTTGAGCAGAATATCCTGGCGATGCCGAAATCTGAAATTTTCGCGTTCATCTCGCTGTCCAGGAGAATGTTGCTTGCTTTCAAGTCCCTGTGAACAACACAAACCGTCGAGTGCTCGTGAAGGTAGAGCAGACCTTGCGATATCCCATCGATtatgtcggagagtgaactcctgtcgcagggatcccgagagacccctttttagagattcggccggggggatgatcctggaaaagcttgtgtgggaaatgagCGGGGaatggaaataaatgcgatggctagtggacacaccgggttttagacaggttcgggccgcacggaggcgtaacaccctactcctgtatgagtgctatatttatccttgaaggggattcttcaaggatatatctggttctaagaggagaactgtttacaaagagcttgaggctcttatgttctagcttaacttgagttGGTTCGAGTGTCCGTCGATCTATCTTTCGCCTGGCTCACCGGAGATTGTTGGctatctggtctcttggtcgtcttgtggtcgggggctgttgttcTCTTGTTTCTTCGACctttttttttagtgttctccatcctttccttttataggtgcgccgacctcaacatatcctgaatgggaaagaggggacgcgaatgcccaggtgccacggagagaggcgtaatcatttcatcttggcgaaatgacaggggcggtggagaaatgcggcgcgtattcgaccactagccgctgtggaagcctccgggcgccataaaaggggcccaccgggcagcctcagaggtgcccggtgcgcccaccctgtctcgttctcctgccagggcagggtggcaggccgagcgcttcgattctggcaacgttatcccgaggcacctggatgaaacgggacgggacccgtgcatttaatggacccacgcccccctgccagtgcatggcagggtctgacactggggcgtgggcagccgagaatgtcaggatgtcagaatgtcagacCACgcatgcctattaaatgcggcatcgggcctttgactggatgacaccctgacgacgggacccttcgggtctttgaatgatcttgcgcgaaccttcggggaaccgagtcctcgggggccgccacgtgcagccccgagcactctctcccgagcacttcggtgggaccttcggggcaccgagtcctcgggggccgccacgtgcagccccgagcactctctcccgagcacttcggtgggaccttcggggcaccgagtcctcgggggctgccacgtgcagccccgagcactctcccccgagcacttcggtgggaccttcggggcaccgagtcctcgggggctgccacgtgcagccccgagcactctctcccgagcactttggtgggaccttcggggcaccgagtcctcgggggccgccacgtacaggcccgagcactctcccccgagcacttcggtgggaccttcggggcaccgagtcctcgggggctgccacgtgcagccccgagcactctctcccgagcactttggtgggaccttcggggcaccgagtcctcgggggccgccacgtgcagccccgagcactctctcccgagtacttcggttctacctatcttgcagggtggtgatatgtggtggatggccggcctggcctcgggacttagggacccctggttctaaatacaccgacagattATATGGAGGCGTTTAGGCCAGTTTAACACATGTCGCTTAACGTTATCTGcaaaatacatatatactatGCTTGATCAGTGAGATCGAAAGTGTATATACAGCCAACACATGTAAAAAGGGCCGTGCTATAATTCATATGCTTGAAAATGGAGGCCATCTCAGGAGACCGTTTTCAGCCGCGCCCGATTCAAAATGGACGCCATCGGGTCATCTTCTATCCCCCACAATTGctggccttcttcttcctctgcttGCTTTGCCTCATCTCGCTAACCAATTCTGAATTTGCCGTCATCGTCTCTCCCTcgctaaccaatccattttcGAACTCCCAGCTGCCAACTCCCCCACTGCTCGTCTGCCTCTCACGGTTTCTACGGCGCCACCACTGCCTCGCCGCACCACCACCTCACAGCCCACCTTCGGTCCACTCACCGTCCCAACCTCGCTCTAACCCCAGAGTCACCGGTGAACCCTAAAACCCTGAAACTAACCCCCTTCTCTAAACTTGTTGGTGTTCACACAGACCTGATTTCTAGGAAGTGTGATGTAAAAATTGGTTGCGATTTCGTTGGTGGAATCATGTATACACACCGAAGATAAACATGTCCAGGCTTTTGTTGGGCATATACTCGTACACAAGTATCTTCTCTTCGTCTCCCTGGATGCAGCATCCCAGCAGCCTGACCAGATTCCTGTGCTGAAGCTTTGCTACAAGTTGTATCTCATTCTTGAATTCATGGAGGCCTTGTCCAGAGCACGCTGCAAGCCTTTTCGCTGCTACTTCAAGTCCGTTACGTAACTCGCCCTGGAAAAAAATTCTTAACATTAGTGGGAACAAATTAAGCTAGGTTTTTGGTGCAAAAATGGTTTTAAATAGGCTAGGTTACAGTACGTTTTTTCTCAGAACGACAAAGAGGTCACTGTTTGGGATACAACCCAACTTGCCTTATAAACGGAGCCAAAACCACCTTGTCCGAGCATGTTTTCGTTCGAGAAGTCACCTGTTGCAGTTTTAATTTCAGAGAAATCATACAATGAGAACCCAGAGTTGCCTTCTTCTAGCCTCCAGAGAGTTATCACATTCTGTATCGCCACGGACAGCTTTTGTAGTTCTGACCTTGCTCGTGCTGAACAAATATACAATTAAATGTTGTACGTCAgcacccatatatatatatatatagttttcctatatatatatatatatggtattCCTGAAGTATGTATATTTAATATAGGAGTATCTCATATGATAAATAGTATGTAATATCATCCAAGTGgtacttatatttttttagtgatttgcacatatttttttgagtatattacattttatataCAGATATAAATGTATTattaaaatctattaaaattgatagatttcttttcaatttttcatgtagttcacattgaagtatcttagaataagtatataagtatactaataatgataaaggagtatatccagttcatttatatgttatatcatagtagggagtAAATACTCTATAAGTATATattagtttatatatatatatatatatagtatttttTGTACTCCATGAGGTACATACTCTCCCTCTAATAGGTATTTAGAAAATAGTATGTATATCTTAATAACTATTAtatacatctcagaaaaatatcATTTATAAAGAAATATATACATCTCAGAAAATAACATATACATATCAGAAAATAGTATGTActtcttatatgtatatattattttctaaaatatatatatatatattacaagtGAATTTTTTCTaagatatatatactactttttaatatgtacatatttctttttaaatACCCATTAGATGAGGTATATACACCGGAAGTATGGAAAAGGTTTCCTTTACACAACATATGCTAGTTTGTTGCAACAagaaagagttatatattacTACCTCTTTTCCTCCGTTTCTTCAGCTCTGTAAAAAGAACAATGCAACAAATGCACACTGCTACACCGGCAAGAGCACCGACCCAGGGCCACGTCTTGTTCGCTGTACATTCAAGAACCAGTGAAAAGGTGTGGTGTAATTTGCTGCACTCATGTAATGTATGCAGAAGAAATTCACTGGCTACTTACTTTTATCTCTTGGATTATTTACCAGCGGAGATTCTTCTATATGGCAAGCAAATTCATtcatgaaaaagaagaagcaaaattaGAGAAATAATATATACACATCTATATATTGACATATGTGATATAAAAAATGAACTTTCACAAGAAGATAGCACCTTTTAATCATGTTGTGCACAGGGTTTTTTTAACAGGTAAATAAACTTTTTCGGAGGCCCGTAAACATGATTTATCAGATATATTAgacaaaattcaaacaaatttaaacaaaagtcaaacaaaatatcgatcaagataatttttttctactAAGATTCAACTGTAGATTTTGTAAACCGGATATATCAGATGTACCGATATATTAGATGTACCGGGCCGAATTTTTTTCAGTTGTGCATGCATGTGCTAAACATAGGTCCTACTAACTGATTCGGAGGAAACGTACGTACGGTTGGGCATGCCAAGGTGCAGCGTCATGTTGTCCATCTGAAAGAAGAGATCCATCTCATAGCGGACGACGCAGCGCACCCCGATGACTCTCCCGCCTATCTGGCTGGCGTTCAGCTTCCGCGGCATCCCCGAGATGACGCCGCGGAGGCAGGCTCTGCAGCGCTCGCGGGCCATGTCGCTGGTGCACTGTGCGAGCGCGTACACCGGTTTGCCCCCTTCCTCGAACCACGACTCCCCCGCCGCGTACCTGTCCGGCCGGCTCgccgcggcgtcggcggccgCGTTCAGCAGCTGGGCGACGCGCGCCCGGAACGGCCCGGCCACGGAGGCGTTCACGAAGTTGGTGTTGTTCTCGGGCCACTCCGGCTCGTTGCCGTAGCCGGACAGGAAGTCCCGGTCGGAGAAGCTCAGCTGGTGCCGATCGTAGTAGAGGGTCACGTTCCTGTGGAGCTCGCAGATGGGGCTGTCCGACTTGTTCATGGCTGCGGCGAAGGCGTCCGTGAGGCGATCGGTGCAGATAGAGCCCTTGGAGTCCCCCCGGCAGAGTGCGACGCCGTAGACCACGTCGGGCGCGGCCCCGGCCGAACCAGCGGCCGAGCCGAAGGCGGTGGCATTCTTGATCAGCGCCGCGGCGAGGGCGTTGAGGGCATCCCAGTACGTGCTGTTCGGCGCGTACGTCCCGCCCGGCGTGTTCGGGCAGTCGCGGTACATCGGAGGCGCCCCCCCGGCCGACGTAGACGTCGGGGCGGAGACAACAAGGAGCAGAAGGAGGTGGGGGAGTAGTGCGATCATCGTGCGCGGGTGATGCCAGAGTGGTGTAACAAATTGCTACAAGTGATTAATGTGGATTAAGCTAGCTACTGAGTTCATCTCATTGCATGCGGATCAGCTTGGGATTGGAAAAGAGTTGACTTCTAGTTTAAACAGCGTGCGTGCTAACCCCCTGTTTCTGAATGCTGAGATGCTTGCGCAAAACGCAACGCCAGTACGCAAGAAACTTCCTAGGATGGAGTCATGGTTCACCACTTGAATAAAAAACAAGAATCATGCTGTACGACCGAGCGGAGCAGTCGTATGAACGCGATCGTACAACAGCGTCGTGCGTATAGCAGTACTCTAAAAACAACTGTTCAAAAACAAGCACCTGCGTTGGCCGCAGGGATCAAGAAGACTATTCGTCTTGGATTATATATACCGATTAATTTGATCCTCTCCTCGTGTATCAATTAACTAATGATAAGAAGTGTTGGAATATGCGTATAAG
This region includes:
- the LOC133892972 gene encoding cysteine-rich receptor-like protein kinase 25 — encoded protein: MIALLPHLLLLLVVSAPTSTSAGGAPPMYRDCPNTPGGTYAPNSTYWDALNALAAALIKNATAFGSAAGSAGAAPDVVYGVALCRGDSKGSICTDRLTDAFAAAMNKSDSPICELHRNVTLYYDRHQLSFSDRDFLSGYGNEPEWPENNTNFVNASVAGPFRARVAQLLNAAADAAASRPDRYAAGESWFEEGGKPVYALAQCTSDMARERCRACLRGVISGMPRKLNASQIGGRVIGVRCVVRYEMDLFFQMDNMTLHLGMPNPRARSELQKLSVAIQNVITLWRLEEGNSGFSLYDFSEIKTATGDFSNENMLGQGGFGSVYKGELRNGLEVAAKRLAACSGQGLHEFKNEIQLVAKLQHRNLVRLLGCCIQGDEEKILVYEYMPNKSLDMFIFDNVKRHVLNWPKRLHIIDGISQGLLYLHEHSTVCVVHRDLKASNILLDSEMNAKISDFGIARIFCSNATQSSTTRIVGTIGYIAPEYTLDGVCSVKSDVFSFGVLVLEIISGKKTSGSYQYKGKLYCLIAYAWQLWRDGRWHELIDPCLGDGHHATLKRCTQVALLCVQEEAGDRPPMDEVVKLLSNGGASLPEPKQSAYFNVRPGGAADAPPSSDISISTITLPR